From a region of the Mycolicibacterium sp. MU0050 genome:
- a CDS encoding metallopeptidase family protein has product MLPPSVPGWRSRAERFDMAVLEAYEPIERRWHDRLTTLDIAVDEIPRISPRDPDNVQFPPEIIADGPIALARLIPAGVDVRGNSTRARIVVFRKPIERRAKDALDLGDLLHDILVAQVATYLGVEPSVIDPTIDDD; this is encoded by the coding sequence TTGCTGCCACCGAGCGTGCCGGGGTGGCGCAGCCGCGCCGAACGGTTCGACATGGCCGTGTTGGAGGCCTACGAACCCATCGAGCGGCGCTGGCACGACAGGCTGACGACGCTGGACATCGCCGTCGACGAGATTCCGCGGATCTCGCCGCGCGATCCGGACAATGTGCAGTTCCCCCCGGAGATCATCGCCGACGGCCCGATTGCTTTGGCCCGGCTGATTCCCGCCGGCGTGGACGTGCGGGGCAACTCGACGCGGGCGCGGATCGTCGTGTTCCGCAAGCCCATCGAACGGCGCGCCAAGGACGCATTGGATCTGGGCGACTTACTGCATGACATCCTGGTGGCTCAGGTGGCCACGTACCTGGGGGTCGAACCGTCGGTCATCGACCCCACGATCGATGACGACTAG
- a CDS encoding NUDIX hydrolase — MSLRDSVIAALTDWAAPDPEQDALRHAVLSFVLAREDACERACVPGHITASVAVLDHTGSQVLLTLHPRIGRWVQLGGHCEPEDTDIVAAALREGAEESGIAGLRIAPNLVAVHVHPVTCSLGVPTRHLDLQFVAHAPADAEIAVSDESLDLRWWPVTALPPDTDHALAHLVSRAAR, encoded by the coding sequence ATGAGCTTGCGCGACTCGGTGATCGCCGCGCTCACCGACTGGGCGGCACCGGATCCCGAGCAGGACGCCCTGCGCCATGCCGTGCTGAGTTTCGTGCTGGCGCGCGAGGACGCCTGTGAGCGCGCCTGCGTGCCGGGGCACATCACGGCCTCGGTCGCGGTGCTCGACCACACCGGCAGCCAGGTGCTGCTGACGTTGCATCCGCGCATCGGCCGCTGGGTGCAGCTCGGCGGGCATTGCGAACCGGAGGACACCGACATCGTCGCGGCGGCGCTGCGGGAGGGCGCCGAGGAGTCCGGCATCGCCGGGCTGCGCATTGCGCCGAATCTGGTTGCCGTCCATGTACATCCGGTGACCTGCTCGCTGGGTGTCCCCACCCGCCACCTCGACCTGCAGTTCGTCGCGCATGCCCCGGCCGACGCCGAGATCGCGGTCAGCGACGAGTCGCTGGATCTGCGCTGGTGGCCCGTCACGGCGCTGCCGCCGGACACCGATCACGCGCTGGCCCACCTGGTTTCCCGCGCCGCCCGCTGA
- a CDS encoding coenzyme F420-0:L-glutamate ligase — protein MSGAPEHGAAAAIEVLPVLGLPDFRPGDDLVAALAAAAPWLRDDDIVVITSKVVSKVEGRVVPAPTDPEERDALRRRLIDQEAVRVLARKGRTLITENSYGLVQAAAGVDGSNIGSDELALLPVDPDASAAGVRSGLREALGVSVGIVITDTMGRAWRNGQTDVAIGAAGLPVLFGYAGAADTFGNELLVTEVAVADELAAAADLVKGKLTGIPVAVVRGLHLADDGSAGRHLVRGGEEDLFWLGTAEAVELGRGQAQLLRRSVRRFSPEPVDPAAIEAAVAEALTAPAPHHTRPVRFVWLRDPERRTALLDRMRDKWRADLAGDGKPADAVERRVARGQILYDAPEVLIPFMVPEGAHSYPDAARTAAEQTMFTVAVGAAVQALLVALAVRGMGSCWIGSTIFAADLVRAELDLPDDWEPLGAIAIGHHPDEPPGPREPADPDGLLVLR, from the coding sequence GTGAGCGGCGCCCCCGAGCACGGTGCCGCGGCGGCCATCGAGGTGCTGCCCGTCCTCGGCCTGCCCGACTTCCGCCCGGGCGACGACCTGGTCGCCGCCCTCGCCGCGGCCGCACCGTGGCTGCGCGACGACGACATCGTGGTGATCACCAGCAAGGTGGTGTCCAAGGTCGAGGGCCGGGTGGTGCCCGCCCCCACCGACCCCGAGGAGCGCGACGCGTTGCGGCGCCGGCTCATCGACCAGGAGGCGGTGCGGGTGCTGGCGCGCAAGGGCCGCACCTTGATCACCGAGAACAGCTACGGGCTGGTGCAGGCCGCCGCCGGGGTGGACGGGTCGAACATCGGCAGCGACGAATTGGCGCTGCTGCCCGTCGATCCCGACGCCAGCGCCGCCGGGGTGCGCTCGGGTCTGCGCGAGGCGCTCGGGGTGTCGGTCGGCATCGTGATCACCGACACCATGGGGCGGGCCTGGCGCAACGGCCAGACCGACGTCGCGATCGGCGCGGCCGGCCTGCCGGTGCTGTTCGGGTACGCCGGCGCGGCCGACACCTTCGGCAACGAGTTGTTGGTGACCGAGGTCGCCGTCGCCGACGAGCTGGCCGCGGCGGCCGATCTGGTCAAGGGAAAGCTCACCGGCATCCCGGTGGCGGTGGTGCGCGGGCTGCACCTGGCCGACGACGGTTCGGCGGGACGCCATCTGGTCCGCGGCGGCGAGGAGGACCTGTTCTGGCTGGGCACCGCCGAGGCCGTCGAGCTGGGCCGCGGCCAGGCCCAGCTGCTGCGCCGCTCGGTGCGCCGGTTCTCCCCCGAGCCCGTCGACCCCGCCGCCATCGAGGCGGCCGTGGCGGAGGCCCTGACCGCTCCCGCCCCACACCACACCCGACCGGTGCGTTTCGTGTGGCTGCGGGACCCGGAGCGGCGCACGGCCCTGCTGGACCGGATGCGGGACAAATGGCGGGCCGACCTGGCCGGCGACGGCAAGCCGGCCGACGCCGTCGAACGGCGGGTGGCCCGCGGCCAGATCCTGTACGACGCACCGGAGGTGCTGATCCCCTTCATGGTTCCCGAGGGCGCGCACAGCTATCCGGATGCCGCGCGCACCGCCGCGGAGCAGACCATGTTCACGGTCGCCGTCGGCGCGGCGGTCCAGGCCCTTCTGGTCGCGCTGGCGGTCCGGGGCATGGGCAGCTGCTGGATCGGCTCGACCATCTTCGCCGCCGATCTGGTGCGCGCCGAACTCGACCTGCCCGACGACTGGGAGCCGTTGGGCGCCATCGCCATCGGGCACCACCCCGACGAGCCGCCCGGCCCACGCGAGCCGGCGGACCCCGACGGCCTGCTCGTGTTGCGATGA
- a CDS encoding WhiB family transcriptional regulator, translating into MSVVPDNFDPAPATEDDDWQENALCAQTDPEAFFPEKGGSTREAKRICLGCEVRDKCLEYALANDERFGIWGGLSERERRRLKRGII; encoded by the coding sequence TTGAGTGTGGTGCCGGACAATTTCGATCCCGCGCCGGCAACCGAGGACGACGACTGGCAAGAGAACGCGCTGTGCGCGCAGACCGACCCAGAGGCGTTCTTCCCGGAGAAGGGCGGCTCCACGCGCGAAGCCAAGCGCATCTGCCTGGGCTGCGAGGTGCGCGACAAGTGCCTCGAGTACGCGCTGGCCAACGACGAGCGCTTCGGCATCTGGGGTGGCCTGTCCGAGCGGGAGCGCCGCCGGCTCAAGCGCGGGATCATCTAG
- a CDS encoding DUF3499 domain-containing protein encodes MNVPRRCCRPGCPHYAVATLTFVYSDSTAVVGPLATVAEPHSWDLCVQHAGRITAPRGWELVRHAGPLPTHTDDDDLVALADAVREGRELPKAPVHGFSEPSPQHGATPAGAVLAPSAPGGAGNGRRRGHLRVLPDPTD; translated from the coding sequence GTGAATGTTCCCCGTCGCTGCTGCAGGCCCGGGTGCCCCCATTATGCGGTGGCGACGTTGACGTTCGTCTATTCGGATTCGACCGCCGTCGTCGGGCCGCTGGCCACCGTGGCCGAGCCGCACTCCTGGGACCTGTGTGTTCAACATGCGGGACGCATCACCGCTCCGCGCGGTTGGGAGTTGGTCCGACACGCCGGCCCGCTGCCCACCCATACCGACGATGACGACCTGGTCGCCCTGGCCGACGCCGTCCGCGAGGGTCGCGAACTGCCGAAGGCGCCGGTGCACGGGTTCTCGGAGCCGAGCCCACAGCACGGCGCGACGCCCGCCGGCGCGGTGTTGGCACCCTCGGCGCCCGGTGGGGCGGGGAACGGCCGTCGCCGCGGACACCTGCGGGTGCTGCCCGACCCCACCGACTGA
- the cofD gene encoding 2-phospho-L-lactate transferase, with translation MKVTVLVGGVGGARFLLGVQQLLGLGQFAGDQPTDTGEHELTAVVNVGDDAWMHGVRICPDLDTCMYTLGGGIDPERGWGHKNETWHAKEELARYGVQPDWFGLGDRDLATHLVRSQMLRAGYPLSAVTEALCVRWAPGARLLPASDDRSETHVVITDPETDERRAIHFQEWWVRYRAKVPTHSFAFVGAEKATAGDGVTAAIAEADVVFLAPSNPVVSIGAILAIPGIRGALRSTSAPVVGYSPIIGGRPLRGMADECLTVIGVESTSPAVGEHYGARSATGILDAWLVHEGDEAAIDGVAVRSVPLLMTDPRATAQMVRAGLDVVGVAVP, from the coding sequence GTGAAGGTCACCGTACTGGTCGGCGGAGTGGGCGGAGCCCGCTTCCTCTTGGGCGTGCAGCAGTTGTTGGGGTTGGGACAGTTTGCGGGAGACCAGCCTACCGACACCGGCGAGCACGAGCTCACGGCCGTGGTCAACGTCGGTGACGACGCCTGGATGCACGGCGTACGCATCTGCCCCGATCTGGACACCTGCATGTACACCCTGGGCGGCGGCATCGACCCCGAACGCGGCTGGGGGCACAAGAACGAAACCTGGCATGCCAAGGAGGAGTTGGCCCGCTACGGCGTGCAGCCCGACTGGTTCGGCCTCGGCGACCGCGACCTGGCCACCCACCTGGTGCGCAGCCAGATGCTGCGCGCCGGATATCCGCTGTCGGCGGTGACCGAGGCGTTGTGCGTGCGGTGGGCGCCCGGGGCCCGGCTGCTGCCGGCGTCCGACGACCGCAGCGAGACCCACGTCGTGATCACCGACCCGGAGACCGACGAGCGGCGCGCCATCCACTTCCAGGAATGGTGGGTGCGCTACCGCGCGAAGGTGCCGACCCACAGCTTCGCCTTCGTCGGCGCCGAGAAGGCCACCGCGGGAGACGGTGTCACCGCGGCGATCGCCGAGGCCGACGTCGTCTTCCTGGCCCCGTCGAATCCGGTGGTGAGCATCGGGGCCATCCTGGCGATCCCCGGCATCCGCGGCGCGCTGCGTTCGACGTCAGCCCCCGTGGTGGGCTACTCGCCGATCATCGGCGGACGTCCCCTGCGGGGCATGGCCGACGAGTGCCTGACCGTCATCGGCGTCGAGTCGACCTCCCCGGCCGTCGGCGAGCACTACGGCGCCCGGTCGGCCACCGGCATCCTCGACGCGTGGCTGGTGCACGAGGGTGACGAGGCCGCCATCGACGGTGTGGCGGTGCGCTCCGTGCCGCTGCTGATGACCGATCCGCGGGCCACCGCGCAGATGGTGCGCGCCGGCCTCGACGTGGTCGGCGTGGCGGTCCCGTGA